DNA sequence from the Thermococcus gammatolerans EJ3 genome:
GCAAACTCAAAGCCGTTGACGTGCTGGTTGAGACCCTCGTTGACGAGAAGGGCCGTTCTCTTCGTCGCTATTAGCCTCGCGACCTTCCTTATGTCTTCAGCTGGGACACCGCTTATCTTCTCGGCCCACTCTGGGGTGTAGTCCTTAACGGACTCCTTGAGCTCCTCGAAGCCAACAGTCCTCTCCTGGACGAACTCCCTGTCGTAGAGCTCCTCGCTTATGACAACGTTGAGCATGGCCAGGGCTATCGCAAGGTCGGTTCCGGGATAGGGCTTAAGGTGGATTGAGGCGTACTTGTGGCCCCTCGTGGCACGTGGGTCAATAACAACCATCTCGGCGCCGTTGTCAAGGACGGCCTTCTCGATGTACTGACCGAAGAAGACCGGCGCGGTTTCAGCAGGGTTGTGGCCCCAGATGACTATCAGCTCGGCCTTGGCAACGTCCTCGAAGGGGTTCGTGGCCGGAGCGCTTCCAAACACCTTGGTTCTCGCAGGGGCGTTGGAGTACTGGCAGTACCTTCCCGGGAAGTCGAGGTGGTTGGTTCCTATTGCCTTTGACAGCTTGTGGACGAGGTAGTTCTCCTCGAGGGTTATCTTCTCGCTTCCGAGGAAGGCTATTGCCTCGGGGCCATAGGTCTCCTTGATTTCCTTGATTTTCTCTGCGATTATCCTGTAGGCCTCATCCCAGCTTATCTCCTCGAACTTCCCTTCTCCCCTCTCTCCAACGCGCTTGAGCGGCTTCTTGAGTCTCTTAGAGCTGTTGATGAACTGGTAGGAAGCAACGCCCTTGGGGCAGAGCTTTCCGCGGTTGACGGTGGGGTGGTCGTAGTCGAACTCGATCTTCCTGATGTAGCCGTTAACGCTGACCGCGTAGAAGCGACAGCCGACTGAACACCAGGGGCATACAACAGGTACGAGTTTCTCTGCCATGGCTATCACCCTTCTAATGACTGACCAGTCATTTAGAATGAACGTCAAGACCTTAAATAGTTTTCTGCAATGGCCGAAACAGAATGAACTAATGTGGAAAACTGTGTTAAATGGGTGTTTCAAACACTGGCCGAGAGACGAAGGTGGTTAAGGACGACGTCAACGGCCTTCTTGAGATAGTGCTCCCTTGAAAAGCCCAGACAATCCCCTGCATGGAGATAGTGCATCAAAGAGGCTAAAAACACCTGAAACGCTATGAGCGCGTCCTCAAAACCCACTTTAACGTAAGCAGTAATTCTCCTCGCTCCTTCCCTTAAAAGCTCCGAGCAGGCTTGGTGATAGATATCGTCAATGCTCTTCATCCTCTCGCGAACCGAGAGCATGTGGAAGAAGATCTCCGCCCGGTAGTTCTCTGAATAAAAGCTAAGGAACTCTCTCCCAAGCTGGAGAAGGTAGCTCTCAAGTGTCGGGAACGAAACAGTAATGTAAGGGTCGTTTAAGGACGGCATGGCCATTATGGGCATTACCTCGAAGGCGAGCTCTTTTATGAGGTCGTCCTTGCTCTTGAAGTATAGGTAAAACGTCCCCTTGGCAACTCCCGCCCTGGCGACTATCTCGTCTACCGTCGTTTTATCAAAGCCCTTCTTCGCGAAGAGCTCCATTGCCGCGGAAACGAGCTTCTCGCGGGTTTTACCGGGGGACTTTGTGACCATTCCCATCCCTTCTGACTACACGGTCATTTCCTTATGGACAGCTATGTGCAGAAGGGAATTTAAACTTTCCGCTCGGTGGACATAACATAGAGAACAAAAAAGAGTCTGTAAAATCACAGAACCGAATTAATTAGCTCCTCATCTACCTTTGCGACCTCTGAGAGGAGTTCCCCGAGCTCTCCAGGAACTATCTTTGCGAAAAGCCCCATGTTCATACCGAAGACGTACACACCGTCAGGCATCTCTATTATGGAGAACTTGCACGGCATCATGGCTGAAATCCAGCGGTTCTCGGGCTTTTCGAGGGCCTTCTTTGCGAACTCCTTGTTGCAGATTTCAACGATTGCAAACCTTATTCCGAGCTTTTCAGTGAAGTCATACTCCCCGATAACGCTCCAGCCCAGCTCGTCAACCTTTTTCTTAATCCTCTCGAGGGTTTCCTCAAATCCGTGTTTGCTCTTCACTCCTTTGACCATCTGCTTCATCATGTCCTCCATGCCAGTCACCTGACTGACTGGTCAGGAAAAGGTCTATAAATCGTTTTCCTTCACCTTTGGTTGGTAACCATGGCCCTGATGTTAGCTGGAAGGGTCGTTGAAGTCAGGGATGGAAAGGCGATAGTCGACGTTGATGGCCAGCTCAGAGAAGCAAAGCTGGACTTCGTGAGGAACGTGAAACCTGGGGACTACGTAAAGATTTACTACGGCATAGTCCTTGAGAAGGTCACGAGAGAAGAGGCTGAGGAGACCCTTGCGAGGTGCTCCTACCACCGCTCGAGCAAACTCGAACTGACCTTCACGGTTTCAAACCTGAAGTTTTAGATAGGCCTAAATAACCCGGTCGAGAACCCTGGGTAGGTGAAGCTCATGTGCTTGGCAACCGTCGCTAAGGTTTTGGAAGTTAACAGGGAGAAGGGAACCGCGTGGGTTGACTTCGGGGGCGTTAAGAGAGAGGCGAGGATTGATTTGATGCCCGATGTCAAGCCCGGTGAATACGTGCTTATTCACACGGGTTTCATAATAGAGAAGGTTGACGAGCAAACGGCCAAGGAGATACTGAGCGCCTGGGAGGAGGTCTTCAAAGCCGAGGAAAACGCACTTGGAGGTTACTACTACCCGGGTGATTGAGATGAGCCTGCAGTCGGTTCTTGCCCCCTACAGGGACAGAGAGATAGCTCAAAAGCTCGTGGAGAAAATCAAGGAAGAGGCAAAAACCCTCGACGGCGAGATAAGGATAATGCACGTCTGCGGGACTCACGAGGACACGATTACCCGCTCTGGAATTCGCTCGCTCCTTCCAGAGAACGTTAAAGTAGTCAGCGGACCCGGCTGTCCGGTCTGCATAACACCGGTTGAAGATATCGTGGCGATGCAGCTGATTATGAAAAAGGCCCGTGAGGAGGGAGACGAGATAATCCTCACGACCTTCGGTGACATGTACAAAATCCCCACTCCAATGGGAAGCTTTGCCGACTTGAAGAGCGAGGGCTACGACGTGAGGGTCGTTTACTCTATCTACGATGCCTATAAGATGGCCAAGGAGAACCCCGACAAAACCGTCGTCCACTTCAGCCCTGGCTTCGAAACGACAACCGCCCCAACAGCCGGGATGCTTAACGCCGTCGTCAACGAGGACATCGAGAACTTCAAGATTTATTCCGTGCACAGGCTCACGCCCCAGGGAATAGAGGTTCTCATAAAGCAGAAGAGCAGGATAGACGCGCTCATAGATGCGGGTCACGTCTCGACGATAATAGGCGTCAGGGGCTGGGAGTTCCTGAGCGAGAAGTATGGAATCCCACAGGTCATAGCGGGCTTCGAGCCTAACGACGTCCTCCTCGCGATTCTGCTCCTCATAAGGATGTACAAGGAAGGAGACGCGAGGGTGGTGAA
Encoded proteins:
- a CDS encoding HypC/HybG/HupF family hydrogenase formation chaperone, whose translation is MCLATVAKVLEVNREKGTAWVDFGGVKREARIDLMPDVKPGEYVLIHTGFIIEKVDEQTAKEILSAWEEVFKAEENALGGYYYPGD
- the hypD gene encoding hydrogenase formation protein HypD: MSLQSVLAPYRDREIAQKLVEKIKEEAKTLDGEIRIMHVCGTHEDTITRSGIRSLLPENVKVVSGPGCPVCITPVEDIVAMQLIMKKAREEGDEIILTTFGDMYKIPTPMGSFADLKSEGYDVRVVYSIYDAYKMAKENPDKTVVHFSPGFETTTAPTAGMLNAVVNEDIENFKIYSVHRLTPQGIEVLIKQKSRIDALIDAGHVSTIIGVRGWEFLSEKYGIPQVIAGFEPNDVLLAILLLIRMYKEGDARVVNEYKRAVKYEGNVVAQELMNRYFKVVDAKWRALGVFPKTGLEVRDEFKELEIRNSYRVEVPKNLPDLEKGCLCGAVLRGLAMPTDCPHFGKTCTPRHPIGPCMVSYEGTCHIFYKYGALF
- a CDS encoding HypC/HybG/HupF family hydrogenase formation chaperone, producing MALMLAGRVVEVRDGKAIVDVDGQLREAKLDFVRNVKPGDYVKIYYGIVLEKVTREEAEETLARCSYHRSSKLELTFTVSNLKF
- a CDS encoding TetR/AcrR family transcriptional regulator translates to MGMVTKSPGKTREKLVSAAMELFAKKGFDKTTVDEIVARAGVAKGTFYLYFKSKDDLIKELAFEVMPIMAMPSLNDPYITVSFPTLESYLLQLGREFLSFYSENYRAEIFFHMLSVRERMKSIDDIYHQACSELLREGARRITAYVKVGFEDALIAFQVFLASLMHYLHAGDCLGFSREHYLKKAVDVVLNHLRLSASV
- a CDS encoding DUF302 domain-containing protein — encoded protein: MEDMMKQMVKGVKSKHGFEETLERIKKKVDELGWSVIGEYDFTEKLGIRFAIVEICNKEFAKKALEKPENRWISAMMPCKFSIIEMPDGVYVFGMNMGLFAKIVPGELGELLSEVAKVDEELINSVL